Proteins encoded in a region of the Zea mays cultivar B73 chromosome 2, Zm-B73-REFERENCE-NAM-5.0, whole genome shotgun sequence genome:
- the LOC100276716 gene encoding uncharacterized protein LOC100276716 precursor, which produces MEAAASALLLLGLSASLAPFASAAAPYDPPTVPELMDQLGLPRALLPETARRYLLHDDGTFELFLDDGCVVEAGGYRVGYDIKLSGTVSPGSVTGLEGVRVRVLFAWVPITGVEAADGEVTVHIGPIRKSFPAVGFKSSPRCIIGLAAADILPPLVEQ; this is translated from the coding sequence atggaagccgcagcctccgCCCTTCTCCTCCTTGGCCTCAGCGCCAGCCTCGCTCCCTTCGCCTCGGCCGCGGCTCCGTACGACCCGCCGACGGTGCCGGAGCTCATGGACCAGTTAGGCCTCCCGCGCGCGCTGCTCCCGGAGACAGCCCGGCGGTACCTCCTACACGACGATGGCACCTTTGAGCTCTTCCTCGACGACGGTTGCGTGGTAGAGGCGGGGGGCTACCGCGTCGGCTACGACATCAAGCTCTCCGGCACCGTGTCCCCTGGGTCGGTCACGGGGCTCGAGGGCGTCCGCGTCCGCGTGCTGTTCGCCTGGGTGCCCATCACCGGCGTCGAGGCGGCCGACGGAGAGGTCACTGTCCACATCGGGCCAATCAGGAAGTCGTTCCCCGCCGTTGGGTTCAAATCCAGCCCCCGGTGCATCATCGGATTGGCGGCGGCAGATATCTTGCCTCCTTTGGTAGAACAGTAG